One genomic window of Pseudomonas sp. LFM046 includes the following:
- the pheT gene encoding phenylalanine--tRNA ligase subunit beta → MKFSEQWLRSWVSPQVSRDELVARLSMAGLEVDSVTPVAGAFSGVVVGEVLSTEQHPDADKLRVCQVTNGSETHQVVCGAPNVRPGLKIPFAMIGAELPGDFKIKKAKLRGVESNGMLCSASELQISDDHDGLMELAADAPVGQDIRAYLGLDDVIIELGLTPNRGDCLSMSGLAREVGALYAAPVTRPQVAAVAPAHDEVRPVEVSAPAACPRYLGRVIRNVDLSRPTPLWMVERLRRSEVRSIDAAVDITNYVMLELGQPMHAFDLAEINGGVRVRMAEEGEKLVLLDGQEVTLRSDTLVIADHNRALAIAGVMGGEHSGVSGKTRDLFLEAAFFDTIAVAGKARSYGLHTDSSHRFERGVDFQLAREAMERATGLLLEIVGGEAGPIIEAASQDHLPQVAPVTLRAERIAQMLGMEMDAAEVERLLTALDLKVTAEGAGQWRVEVPSHRFDISLEVDLIEELGRLYGYNRLPVRYPQARLAPTARSEASVQLPALRRLLVARGYHEAITYSFIDPKLFELFNPGVKPLMLANPISADMAAMRSSLWPGLVSALQHNLNRQQSRVRLFESGLRFVGQLEGLKQEPMLAGVLCGSRLPEGWAHGRDAVDFYDAKADVEAVLGAAGDLGAFSFVPGEHPALHPGQTARIEREGRLVGFLGALHPELAKALDLDQPVYLFELVLAEVMQGKLPSFSELSRFPEVRRDLALLVDREVPAESVLATIREAAGEWLTDLRLFDVYHGKGIDPHRKSLAVGLTWQHPSRTLTDDEVNTTTQNIVTSLEDRFNATLRK, encoded by the coding sequence ATGAAATTCAGTGAACAATGGCTGCGGAGCTGGGTCAGCCCGCAGGTTTCCCGTGATGAGCTCGTCGCTCGTCTGTCCATGGCCGGCCTCGAAGTCGACAGCGTCACCCCGGTAGCGGGTGCCTTCAGCGGTGTGGTGGTGGGCGAGGTGCTGAGCACCGAACAACACCCGGACGCCGACAAGCTGCGCGTCTGCCAGGTGACCAATGGCAGCGAGACCCACCAGGTCGTGTGCGGCGCTCCCAATGTGCGCCCCGGCCTGAAGATCCCCTTCGCCATGATCGGCGCCGAGCTGCCGGGCGACTTCAAGATCAAGAAAGCCAAGCTGCGTGGCGTCGAGTCCAACGGCATGCTCTGCTCGGCTTCCGAGCTGCAGATCAGTGACGACCACGACGGCCTGATGGAACTGGCAGCCGACGCGCCGGTGGGCCAGGACATTCGCGCCTACCTCGGCCTGGATGACGTCATCATCGAGCTGGGCCTGACCCCGAACCGCGGCGACTGCCTGAGCATGTCCGGTCTCGCCCGTGAAGTGGGTGCGCTCTACGCCGCGCCGGTCACTCGTCCCCAGGTTGCCGCTGTCGCGCCGGCCCACGACGAAGTGCGCCCGGTGGAAGTCTCCGCCCCGGCTGCCTGCCCGCGCTACCTCGGTCGCGTGATCCGCAACGTCGACCTGTCCCGTCCGACCCCGCTGTGGATGGTCGAGCGCCTGCGCCGCTCCGAAGTGCGCTCCATCGATGCCGCCGTCGACATCACCAACTACGTGATGCTCGAGCTCGGCCAGCCGATGCACGCCTTCGACCTCGCCGAAATCAACGGCGGCGTCCGCGTGCGCATGGCGGAGGAGGGCGAGAAGCTCGTCCTGCTCGACGGCCAGGAAGTCACCCTGCGTTCCGACACCCTGGTCATCGCCGACCACAATCGCGCCCTGGCCATCGCCGGCGTGATGGGTGGCGAGCACAGTGGCGTGAGCGGCAAGACCCGCGACCTGTTCCTCGAAGCGGCTTTCTTCGACACCATCGCCGTTGCTGGCAAGGCCCGCTCCTACGGCCTGCACACCGATTCGTCGCACCGCTTCGAGCGTGGCGTGGACTTCCAACTGGCTCGCGAAGCCATGGAGCGTGCCACCGGCCTGCTGCTGGAAATCGTTGGCGGCGAAGCCGGCCCGATCATCGAAGCAGCCAGCCAGGACCATCTGCCGCAAGTGGCTCCGGTCACCCTGCGTGCCGAGCGCATCGCCCAGATGCTGGGCATGGAAATGGACGCCGCTGAAGTCGAGCGTCTGCTCACTGCGCTGGATCTGAAAGTCACTGCCGAAGGTGCTGGTCAGTGGCGCGTTGAAGTGCCGAGCCATCGCTTCGACATCAGCCTGGAAGTGGACCTGATCGAAGAGCTGGGCCGCCTCTATGGCTACAACCGCCTGCCGGTTCGCTACCCGCAAGCCCGCCTGGCGCCGACCGCGCGTTCCGAAGCCAGCGTCCAGCTGCCGGCCCTGCGTCGCCTGCTGGTGGCTCGTGGTTACCATGAAGCCATTACCTACAGCTTCATCGATCCCAAGCTATTCGAACTGTTCAACCCGGGCGTGAAGCCGCTGATGCTGGCCAACCCCATCTCCGCCGACATGGCTGCCATGCGTTCTTCGCTGTGGCCGGGGCTGGTCAGCGCCCTGCAGCACAACCTGAATCGTCAGCAGTCCCGTGTGCGCCTGTTCGAAAGCGGCCTGCGTTTCGTTGGCCAGCTCGAAGGCCTGAAGCAGGAGCCGATGCTGGCTGGCGTGCTCTGTGGTTCCCGTCTGCCGGAAGGCTGGGCCCATGGCCGTGATGCCGTCGACTTCTACGACGCCAAGGCCGACGTCGAAGCCGTCCTCGGCGCAGCCGGCGACCTGGGAGCGTTCAGCTTCGTGCCGGGCGAGCATCCTGCCCTGCATCCGGGCCAGACCGCCCGCATTGAAAGGGAAGGGCGCCTGGTGGGCTTCCTCGGTGCACTGCACCCGGAGCTGGCCAAGGCCCTGGACCTGGATCAGCCGGTTTACCTGTTCGAACTGGTACTGGCCGAAGTGATGCAAGGCAAACTGCCGAGCTTCAGCGAGCTGTCGCGCTTCCCTGAAGTGCGTCGTGACCTGGCCTTGCTGGTGGACCGCGAAGTCCCTGCCGAATCCGTCCTCGCCACCATCCGCGAGGCCGCCGGCGAGTGGCTGACCGACCTCAGGCTATTTGACGTGTATCACGGTAAAGGCATTGATCCGCATAGAAAAAGCCTGGCCGTCGGCTTGACCTGGCAGCATCCATCGCGCACTCTTACTGACGATGAGGTGAATACCACGACGCAAAACATCGTCACCTCGCTAGAAGACAGGTTCAATGCCACGTTAAGGAAGTAG
- a CDS encoding PD-(D/E)XK nuclease family protein, with protein sequence MALSVYGSQASSVFRLLGADENSGTYALGWVLEQSPAFLNALLQRVFGKGVAVRQVQIDLQRHEKNGGFTDVEIVGENFHLIIEAKRWSSVAGKGQLSKYQARLRSDVQFKCILSVSFASQINAARMLPKAHQESVPHLSWDDLRKLAVQARAKASSHEEKLWLRELVEHYKEYSPMKRVLSNQVYMVVLSPKRIRADHPHTYRDVVETDGYYYHPVGEKGWPIEAPNYIAFRYGGRLRSVHHVESYERVSSPSMINPLWSKGSAEAFVVYKLGPAIQPAKPLVNGNIYPTSRFWCAIDTLLSGAYGSIAEAREETERRRKEAV encoded by the coding sequence GTGGCTCTAAGCGTTTATGGCTCCCAAGCCTCCAGCGTATTTCGATTGCTTGGAGCAGATGAAAACAGTGGTACGTATGCACTCGGTTGGGTTCTGGAACAGAGCCCTGCTTTTCTTAATGCATTGCTTCAGCGAGTGTTCGGCAAGGGTGTCGCAGTTCGGCAGGTCCAGATTGACCTACAGCGCCATGAAAAGAATGGTGGCTTCACTGACGTCGAGATAGTGGGGGAAAATTTCCACCTGATCATCGAAGCGAAGCGATGGTCCTCTGTGGCTGGCAAAGGACAGCTTTCCAAGTATCAAGCTCGCCTTCGAAGCGACGTTCAGTTCAAATGCATTCTCTCTGTCAGCTTCGCCTCGCAAATCAACGCAGCTCGGATGCTCCCTAAAGCGCATCAGGAGTCTGTGCCTCACCTTTCTTGGGATGACCTACGCAAATTGGCTGTTCAGGCCCGGGCCAAGGCTTCTAGCCATGAAGAGAAGCTTTGGTTGCGCGAGCTGGTCGAGCATTACAAGGAGTACTCGCCGATGAAGCGTGTGTTGAGCAATCAGGTGTATATGGTCGTTCTGTCGCCCAAGCGAATTCGGGCAGACCATCCACATACCTATCGTGATGTAGTCGAGACTGATGGTTATTACTACCACCCCGTAGGAGAGAAAGGGTGGCCGATCGAGGCGCCAAACTACATTGCCTTTAGATATGGCGGCCGTCTCCGGTCGGTCCATCACGTTGAAAGCTATGAGCGAGTCAGTAGCCCATCTATGATCAACCCACTTTGGTCAAAGGGTTCTGCGGAAGCGTTCGTTGTCTACAAGCTCGGTCCTGCAATTCAGCCCGCTAAGCCACTGGTCAATGGCAACATCTATCCAACCAGTCGGTTCTGGTGCGCGATCGATACGCTGCTTTCAGGAGCATACGGTTCGATTGCTGAGGCACGGGAGGAGACTGAGCGGAGAAGAAAAGAAGCGGTCTAG
- a CDS encoding MerR family transcriptional regulator, whose protein sequence is MLEPSHNDELPPIPGKRYFTIGEVSELCAVKPHVLRYWEQEFPQLNPVKRRGNRRYYQRQDVLMIRQIRALLYDQGFTIGGARQRLSGDEAKEDTTQYKQLIRQMIAELEDVLLVLRK, encoded by the coding sequence ATGCTGGAACCGAGTCATAACGACGAGTTACCGCCCATTCCAGGCAAGCGTTACTTCACCATTGGTGAGGTCAGCGAGCTCTGCGCAGTCAAGCCCCACGTGCTGCGTTACTGGGAGCAGGAATTCCCCCAGCTCAACCCGGTAAAGCGGCGCGGGAACCGGCGCTACTACCAGCGTCAGGATGTGCTGATGATTCGGCAGATCCGGGCGCTGTTATACGATCAGGGCTTCACCATCGGCGGGGCGCGCCAGCGCCTCTCCGGGGACGAAGCCAAGGAAGACACCACGCAGTACAAGCAGCTCATCCGCCAGATGATTGCCGAGCTCGAGGACGTCCTCCTGGTATTGCGGAAGTAA
- a CDS encoding LysR family transcriptional regulator, producing the protein MELRHLRCFIAVAEELHFARAAARLHIEQSPLSRIIKELEYRLGVQLFERTTRRTRLTWAGKVFLEEARRVLAVVDQAKASVKSAAAGYRGRIRVALSDGIPQSRLAALLAQCREEEPEVEICLSEVTFTEQVRGLNDDLFDIGLAQSAEVGEGLVAEPVWFDPLVVAVPARHPLLTYRHVPLDEVVRYPLVLCDPQVCEGFWQQLRQVLGTVDTRLTIADRVPTLDLMMALVAAGYGLGFSSLARITELNNPGVVTRPLAGCPAMLTTYLIRREGEPAEQLARFVDRVSPEESRALLSDQSRAEAIA; encoded by the coding sequence GTGGAACTGCGCCACCTTCGCTGTTTCATCGCCGTCGCAGAGGAACTGCACTTTGCGCGTGCGGCCGCGCGTCTGCACATCGAACAGTCGCCCCTCTCCAGGATCATCAAGGAACTGGAGTACCGCCTGGGTGTACAGCTGTTCGAGCGCACGACGCGTCGCACGCGACTGACCTGGGCCGGCAAGGTTTTTCTGGAGGAAGCCCGCCGCGTACTCGCGGTGGTCGACCAGGCCAAGGCCAGCGTCAAGAGCGCCGCGGCCGGATACCGCGGGCGCATTCGCGTCGCATTGTCCGATGGCATCCCGCAGTCACGCCTGGCCGCCCTCCTCGCTCAGTGCCGCGAGGAAGAGCCGGAGGTCGAGATCTGTCTGTCGGAAGTCACCTTTACCGAACAGGTCAGAGGGCTGAACGACGACCTGTTCGATATCGGCCTGGCTCAGTCGGCCGAGGTCGGCGAGGGCCTGGTAGCCGAGCCAGTCTGGTTCGACCCGTTGGTGGTGGCGGTGCCCGCCCGCCATCCTTTGTTGACCTATCGCCACGTGCCGCTCGACGAGGTGGTCCGCTATCCCCTGGTGCTCTGTGATCCGCAAGTCTGCGAAGGCTTCTGGCAACAGCTGCGGCAAGTGTTGGGCACGGTGGATACGCGGCTGACGATCGCCGACCGCGTCCCCACGCTGGACCTGATGATGGCGCTGGTAGCGGCTGGCTATGGGCTGGGCTTTTCCAGCCTGGCGCGGATCACCGAACTCAACAATCCCGGTGTAGTGACCCGGCCACTGGCCGGCTGCCCTGCAATGCTGACCACCTACCTGATACGGCGCGAAGGCGAGCCGGCCGAGCAATTGGCGAGGTTTGTCGACCGGGTGAGTCCGGAAGAGAGCCGGGCATTGCTATCCGACCAGTCCCGAGCAGAAGCGATTGCATGA
- the traF gene encoding conjugative transfer signal peptidase TraF, translating into MTAGGLVALGCMAQGTSSPQLVYNASDSVPTGWYRITSTSSLAVGDLVLVRLPAYTATLAAQRGYLPTHVPLLKTVAAVPPQIFCVRGDQVLVDGVVAANRLHRDRQGRALPAWQACRYLVGDELFLLSTSNPESFDSRYFGPISASAVIGRAQPLWLESRR; encoded by the coding sequence CTGACTGCTGGCGGTCTGGTCGCGCTGGGTTGTATGGCACAAGGCACGTCATCACCACAGCTCGTCTACAACGCCTCCGACAGTGTGCCCACCGGCTGGTACCGCATCACCTCGACCAGTTCGCTGGCCGTCGGCGACCTGGTGCTCGTCCGCCTGCCTGCATATACGGCGACACTGGCGGCGCAGCGCGGCTATTTGCCGACTCACGTGCCGCTACTGAAGACAGTGGCAGCCGTCCCGCCGCAAATTTTCTGCGTACGCGGCGATCAAGTGCTGGTCGACGGTGTAGTTGCGGCCAATCGTCTGCACCGGGATCGACAGGGTCGAGCGCTGCCAGCCTGGCAGGCCTGTCGGTATCTGGTCGGCGATGAACTGTTCCTCCTCAGCACCTCCAACCCGGAGTCGTTCGACAGCCGCTACTTCGGTCCAATCTCTGCTAGCGCGGTGATCGGTCGAGCGCAGCCGCTGTGGTTGGAGTCGCGCCGATGA
- the ihfA gene encoding integration host factor subunit alpha, with amino-acid sequence MGALTKAEMAERLYEELGLNKREAKELVELFFEEIRQALEHNEQVKLSGFGNFDLRDKRQRPGRNPKTGEEIPITARRVVTFRPGQKLKARVEAYAGTES; translated from the coding sequence ATGGGGGCTCTGACGAAAGCTGAGATGGCTGAACGTCTTTATGAAGAGCTTGGCCTGAATAAACGGGAAGCCAAGGAACTGGTGGAGCTGTTTTTCGAGGAAATCCGTCAGGCGCTGGAGCATAACGAACAGGTGAAGTTGTCGGGCTTCGGCAACTTCGATCTGCGCGACAAGCGTCAGCGGCCTGGCCGGAACCCGAAGACAGGAGAGGAAATCCCGATCACGGCTCGCCGTGTAGTCACTTTCCGTCCAGGGCAGAAACTCAAAGCCAGGGTCGAAGCTTATGCTGGAACCGAGTCATAA
- the asnB gene encoding asparagine synthase (glutamine-hydrolyzing), protein MCGIAGWLSYSQNMDAQRDTLQRMTDTMALRGPDASGLWIDGPVGLGHRRLSIIDLEGGRQPMTAMHGGLREVAAITYSGEVYNFRELRTELQRLGHRFETRSDTEVVLRAYVEWGESFVERLNGMYAFALWDLRSQELLLIRDRMGVKPLYYFPTADGVVFGSEPKALLANPLVPRKVRADGLREILEMVKTPGHAVFEGMREVMPGEIVRINRQGLSRRHYWKLEAREHTHSLDETIRHTRDLLEDIVDRQIVADVPLCSLLSGGLDSSIITALASKKLLAAGKENIRSFSVDFVDHGNGFTGDAVRGTPDAPFVRDLVEKIRSCHQEIVLDSRELADPALRAQIVRALDLPPAFWGDMWPSLYRLFQEVRKHSTVALSGESADEVFGGYRWFHDPEAIQADTFPWLTSVTGKYFDGKTLFEQGLLAQLDMESFLRDSYAQAIAEAPVLPGESAVDQRMRQMSYVNLTRFVQTLLDRKDRMSMAVGLEVRVPFCDHRLVEYAFNIPWALKAFDGREKSILRAATRDLLPASISERIKSPYPSTQDPAYEQALREALAAIQADRNAPVTPLLDSGRIQQTLAKPLGSVSPMYERMGMELAVGLNTWLNEYDVSLEL, encoded by the coding sequence ATGTGTGGAATCGCTGGATGGCTGTCCTACAGCCAGAACATGGACGCGCAACGCGACACCCTGCAGCGCATGACCGACACCATGGCCCTGCGTGGCCCGGATGCCAGCGGGCTTTGGATCGACGGGCCGGTCGGCCTGGGCCATCGCCGGTTGTCGATCATCGACCTGGAAGGTGGTCGCCAACCGATGACGGCCATGCACGGTGGCCTGCGTGAGGTCGCCGCGATTACCTACAGCGGCGAGGTCTACAACTTCCGCGAGCTGCGCACCGAGTTGCAACGCCTCGGGCATCGATTCGAAACCCGCAGCGACACCGAGGTGGTGCTGCGGGCCTACGTGGAATGGGGCGAATCCTTCGTCGAGCGGCTCAATGGCATGTATGCCTTTGCCCTCTGGGACCTGCGCTCGCAGGAGCTGCTGCTGATCCGCGACCGCATGGGCGTCAAGCCGCTCTACTACTTCCCCACCGCCGATGGCGTGGTGTTTGGCTCCGAGCCCAAGGCGCTGCTGGCCAATCCCTTGGTACCACGCAAGGTGCGCGCCGATGGTCTGCGCGAGATCCTGGAGATGGTGAAGACACCCGGGCACGCTGTCTTCGAAGGCATGCGCGAGGTGATGCCGGGCGAAATCGTGAGGATCAACCGGCAGGGCTTGAGCCGCCGCCACTACTGGAAATTGGAGGCACGCGAGCACACTCACTCGCTGGACGAGACCATCCGCCATACCCGCGACCTGCTGGAGGACATCGTCGACCGCCAGATCGTCGCCGACGTACCGCTATGCAGCCTGCTCTCCGGCGGCCTCGACTCCTCGATCATCACTGCGCTGGCCTCGAAGAAATTGCTCGCCGCCGGCAAGGAGAACATCCGCTCCTTCTCGGTCGATTTCGTCGACCACGGCAACGGCTTCACCGGCGATGCCGTGCGTGGCACGCCGGATGCGCCCTTCGTCCGTGACCTGGTGGAAAAGATCCGCTCCTGTCATCAGGAGATCGTCCTCGACAGTCGCGAGTTGGCCGACCCGGCGCTGCGCGCACAGATTGTCCGCGCCCTCGACCTGCCGCCGGCCTTCTGGGGCGACATGTGGCCGTCGCTCTACCGCCTGTTCCAGGAGGTACGTAAACACTCGACGGTCGCCTTGTCCGGCGAGAGTGCGGACGAGGTGTTCGGCGGCTACCGCTGGTTCCACGACCCGGAGGCGATCCAGGCCGACACCTTCCCCTGGCTGACCTCGGTCACTGGCAAGTATTTCGACGGCAAGACCCTGTTCGAGCAAGGCCTGCTGGCCCAGTTGGACATGGAGAGCTTCCTGCGCGACAGCTACGCCCAGGCCATCGCCGAAGCGCCGGTGCTACCGGGCGAAAGCGCAGTCGACCAGCGCATGCGGCAGATGAGTTACGTCAACCTGACGCGCTTCGTGCAGACCCTACTGGATCGCAAGGACCGCATGAGCATGGCCGTCGGCCTCGAGGTGCGAGTGCCCTTCTGCGACCACCGCCTGGTGGAGTACGCCTTCAACATCCCCTGGGCGCTGAAAGCCTTCGACGGGCGGGAGAAAAGCATCCTGCGCGCGGCAACCCGCGACCTGCTGCCGGCGTCGATCAGCGAGCGGATCAAGAGCCCCTACCCCTCGACCCAGGACCCGGCCTATGAGCAGGCACTGCGTGAAGCCCTGGCCGCGATCCAGGCGGATCGCAATGCGCCGGTGACACCACTGCTCGACAGCGGCCGCATCCAGCAAACCCTGGCCAAGCCGCTCGGCAGCGTCTCGCCCATGTACGAACGCATGGGCATGGAGCTGGCGGTCGGTCTCAACACCTGGCTGAACGAGTACGACGTCAGCCTCGAACTCTAG
- a CDS encoding MFS transporter: MHTPNQSPIYLIALGAFALGMASYVTAGLIPMIEASFAVSVAVAAQLVTAFTLAYGLGSPVFVALTPAHHQRTGLLLALGLFVIANAASALAESFTTLMVWRAIAGIGAGVYLAMGIGASAAVSTPERRGKAIAIIMGGMASGVVLGVPLSLLVAEQMGWQAALWLVTVLGLVAFFGLLLKLPTLPAATASSLGQKLAILGDGHVLVILLVSLLAAIASLGMYTFIAPLLADPAYGAVRSVTPYLWVWGIGGVLGSFLIGPLVDRIKGPVLTFAIMVILAVSLFVLPLSAALGTWLVMLPIAVWGAVGWALQVPQNNELILARQAQGDGNLAIALNESALYLGSAIGAAAGGFVLLLQMPTWTLAACAGGVAVLGALLQIVNLRRPRNWTCDVQAEPYN; encoded by the coding sequence ATGCACACACCCAACCAATCCCCCATCTACCTCATAGCGCTGGGAGCCTTCGCTCTTGGCATGGCCTCCTACGTCACCGCTGGCCTGATCCCGATGATCGAGGCCTCGTTCGCGGTGTCCGTGGCGGTGGCCGCCCAACTTGTCACCGCCTTTACCCTGGCCTACGGCCTGGGCTCGCCGGTCTTCGTTGCTCTGACCCCGGCACATCACCAGCGCACCGGCCTGCTGCTGGCCCTGGGCCTGTTCGTGATCGCCAACGCGGCCAGCGCGCTGGCCGAGAGCTTCACCACGCTGATGGTTTGGCGCGCCATCGCCGGAATCGGCGCCGGCGTCTACCTGGCCATGGGCATCGGTGCCTCGGCCGCGGTCTCCACGCCGGAGCGCCGCGGCAAGGCCATCGCCATCATCATGGGCGGCATGGCCAGCGGCGTGGTACTGGGCGTGCCGCTCAGCCTGCTGGTCGCCGAGCAGATGGGCTGGCAAGCCGCCCTGTGGCTGGTCACCGTGCTCGGCCTGGTGGCGTTCTTCGGCCTGCTGCTGAAGCTCCCGACGCTGCCGGCAGCCACCGCCAGCTCGCTGGGGCAGAAGCTGGCCATCCTCGGCGACGGTCATGTGCTGGTCATCCTGCTGGTGTCCCTGCTGGCCGCCATCGCCAGCCTCGGCATGTACACCTTTATCGCCCCGCTGCTGGCCGACCCGGCCTATGGCGCGGTGCGCTCGGTCACGCCCTACCTCTGGGTCTGGGGCATCGGCGGCGTGCTGGGTAGCTTCCTGATCGGCCCCCTGGTGGACCGCATCAAGGGCCCGGTCCTGACCTTCGCCATCATGGTGATCCTCGCCGTTTCGCTGTTCGTGCTGCCGCTGTCCGCCGCGCTCGGTACCTGGCTGGTGATGCTGCCCATAGCCGTGTGGGGAGCCGTCGGCTGGGCCCTGCAGGTGCCGCAGAACAACGAACTGATCCTGGCGCGCCAAGCCCAGGGCGACGGCAACCTGGCCATCGCGCTGAACGAGTCGGCGCTCTACCTTGGCAGCGCCATCGGCGCCGCCGCCGGCGGTTTCGTGCTGCTGTTGCAGATGCCCACCTGGACCCTGGCCGCCTGCGCGGGCGGTGTGGCCGTCCTGGGCGCCCTGCTGCAGATTGTTAACCTGCGTCGCCCACGCAACTGGACCTGCGACGTGCAGGCCGAGCCCTACAACTGA
- a CDS encoding oxidoreductase gives MLKQLAGYQGFVICEKPLATPQDDLSELAAALGQVSGFALDLVERYSDVTRQLREWVERHDWQLVRANLHWGKDRINDYRPTCGVTSEVIHALDLVGWICPRAGQLRLHGVLGVRSDFSISGEAVLDTVQLSASLGDAPVTGYSSFVNIVRQRTVDFSFVDRDARLIHARLVFDTPRWDHDQLRIWTRGANGAEELLHKFATTPDKPGLDTLHKLSRLCLQVVRAVALKEAPRQPFAGLDTAVALQRLLNDLDTHAQTPPPARYVHGETRLLLAEDSDLESLG, from the coding sequence GTGCTCAAGCAGCTAGCCGGTTATCAGGGCTTCGTGATCTGCGAGAAGCCTCTGGCTACTCCGCAGGACGACCTGTCCGAACTCGCCGCCGCGCTGGGGCAAGTCAGCGGCTTCGCCCTGGACCTGGTGGAGCGCTACTCGGACGTCACCCGGCAACTGCGCGAGTGGGTCGAGCGGCACGATTGGCAACTGGTGCGCGCCAACCTCCACTGGGGCAAGGATCGCATCAATGACTACCGCCCCACGTGTGGCGTAACCAGCGAGGTGATTCATGCGCTGGATCTTGTCGGCTGGATCTGCCCACGAGCAGGCCAGCTCCGGCTGCATGGCGTCCTTGGCGTGCGCTCGGACTTCTCGATCTCCGGCGAAGCAGTCCTCGACACCGTGCAGCTCTCCGCCAGCCTGGGTGATGCGCCGGTCACCGGCTACAGCAGCTTCGTCAACATCGTTCGCCAGCGCACGGTGGACTTCAGTTTCGTCGACCGCGACGCCCGGCTGATCCATGCGCGCCTGGTGTTCGACACACCACGCTGGGACCACGACCAGTTGCGAATCTGGACCCGGGGAGCCAACGGCGCCGAGGAGCTGCTGCACAAGTTCGCTACCACGCCCGACAAACCTGGGCTGGACACCCTGCACAAGCTCTCGCGACTGTGCCTGCAGGTGGTGCGCGCCGTGGCGCTCAAGGAAGCACCACGCCAGCCATTTGCAGGCCTGGACACCGCCGTGGCGTTGCAACGCCTGCTCAATGATCTCGACACCCATGCCCAAACCCCACCCCCGGCGCGCTACGTCCATGGCGAAACGCGTTTGCTGCTGGCCGAGGACAGCGATCTGGAAAGCCTCGGATAA
- the pheS gene encoding phenylalanine--tRNA ligase subunit alpha produces MENLDALVSQALEAVQQTEDVNALEQIRVHYLGKKGELTQVMKTLGDLPAEERPKVGALINAAKERVQEALNTRKDSLEQAALTAKLAAERIDVTLPGRGQASGGLHPVTRTLERVEQFFTRIGYGIAEGPEVEDDYHNFEALNIPGHHPARAMHDTFYFNANMLLRTHTSPVQVRTMESQQPPIRIVCPGRVYRCDSDITHSPMFHQVEGLLVDEGVSFADLKGTIEEFLRVFFEKDLGVRFRPSFFPFTEPSAEVDMQCVMCSGKGCRVCKQTGWLEVMGCGMVHPNVLRMSGIDPEKYQGFAFGMGVERLAMLRYGVNDLRLFFDNDLRFLAQFR; encoded by the coding sequence ATGGAAAATCTGGATGCGCTGGTCTCGCAAGCGCTTGAGGCCGTGCAACAAACCGAAGACGTGAATGCCCTGGAGCAGATTCGCGTTCACTACCTTGGCAAGAAAGGCGAACTGACCCAGGTAATGAAGACCCTGGGCGACCTGCCGGCAGAGGAGCGCCCCAAGGTCGGCGCCCTGATCAACGCCGCCAAGGAGCGCGTTCAGGAAGCCTTGAACACCCGCAAGGATTCGCTTGAGCAGGCAGCACTGACCGCCAAGCTCGCGGCCGAGCGCATCGACGTGACTCTGCCGGGTCGTGGCCAGGCCTCTGGTGGCTTGCATCCCGTTACCCGCACCCTGGAGCGCGTCGAGCAGTTCTTCACCCGCATCGGTTACGGCATCGCCGAAGGCCCCGAGGTCGAAGACGACTACCACAACTTCGAAGCGCTCAACATTCCCGGCCACCACCCGGCCCGGGCAATGCATGACACCTTCTACTTCAACGCGAACATGTTGCTGCGTACCCACACCTCGCCTGTGCAGGTGCGCACCATGGAGTCCCAGCAGCCGCCGATTCGCATCGTCTGCCCCGGCCGCGTCTACCGCTGCGACTCGGATATCACCCACTCGCCGATGTTCCACCAGGTCGAAGGCCTGCTGGTGGATGAAGGCGTCAGCTTCGCCGACCTCAAGGGCACCATCGAAGAGTTCCTCCGCGTCTTCTTCGAGAAGGACCTTGGCGTCCGTTTCCGCCCCTCGTTCTTCCCCTTCACCGAACCGTCCGCCGAAGTCGACATGCAGTGCGTGATGTGCTCCGGCAAAGGCTGCCGTGTGTGCAAGCAGACCGGCTGGCTGGAAGTGATGGGCTGCGGCATGGTGCACCCGAACGTGCTGCGCATGTCCGGCATCGATCCGGAGAAATACCAGGGCTTCGCCTTCGGGATGGGCGTAGAACGCTTGGCCATGCTGCGCTATGGCGTCAACGACTTGCGCCTGTTCTTCGACAACGACCTGCGCTTCCTCGCGCAATTCCGCTAG